One genomic window of Camelina sativa cultivar DH55 chromosome 5, Cs, whole genome shotgun sequence includes the following:
- the LOC104787919 gene encoding proline-rich receptor-like protein kinase PERK9 → MATSPVQPPVSNSPPSPPVASPPMNNDTSPPVTSPLPPSAPPPNRAPPPVVTSPPPVPNGAPPPKPPESSPPPPQPVIPSPPPSISSPPPPPTVQPPSSPPSPPALVPPPPASVPPPRPPPSPPIFERSPPPLPPSERPIQSPPPPSDRPTQSPPPPSERPIQSPPPPSPPSDRPIRSPPPPPPLPSPPSERPTKSPPPPLEDPKPAPPSRSPDTPPTTISSPPPRSPPEILVPGSDNPSQNNPALRPPHDTSSSTNGSGLGAGAVVGISVAVALVVFSLIGIFVWCLRRREKRLSAVSGGDVTPSPMSSTARSDSAFFRMQSSAPIVGSKRSGSHHYSQSQSGGLGNSKALFSYEELVKATNGFSEENLLGEGGFGSVYKGILPDGRVVAVKQLKIGGGQGDREFKAEVETLSRIHHRHLVSIVGHCISGDRRLLIYDYVSNNDLYYHLHVSKSALDWATRVKIAAGAARGLAYLHEDCHPRIIHRDIXPPSISSPPPPPTVQPPSSPPSPPALVPPPPASVPPPRPPPSPPIFERSPPPLPPSERPIQSPPPPSDRPTQSPPPPSERPIQSPPPPSPPSDRPIRSPPPPPPLPSPPSERPTKSPPPPLEDPKPAPPSRSPDTPPTTISSPPPRSPPEILVPGSDNPSQNNPALRPPHDTSSSTNGSGLGAGAVVGISVAVALVVFSLIGIFVWCLRRREKRLSAVSGGDVTPSPMSSTARSDSAFFRMQSSAPIVGSKRSGSHHYSQSQSGGLGNSKALFSYEELVKATNGFSEENLLGEGGFGSVYKGILPDGRVVAVKQLKIGGGQGDREFKAEVETLSRIHHRHLVSIVGHCISGDRRLLIYDYVSNNDLYYHLHVSKSALDWATRVKIAAGAARGLAYLHEDCHPRIIHRDIKSSNILLEDNFDARVSDFGLARLALDCNTHITTRVIGTFGYMAPEYASSGKLTEKSDVYSFGVVLLELITGRKPVDTSQPLGEESLVEWARPLISHAIETEEFDSLADPKLGENYVDSEMFRMIEAAGACVRHSAAKRPRMGQIVRAFESLAGEDLTNGMRLGESEVFNSAQQSAEIRLFRRMAFGSQNYSTDFFTHSSYNSRDENV, encoded by the exons ATGGCAACATCACCGGTACAACCTCCGGTTTCTAATTCTCCACCGTCTCCTCCGGTGGCTTCACCGCCGATGAATAACGACACTTCACCACCAGTAACATCGCCGCTTCCTCCGTCAGCTCCTCCGCCAAATAGAGCTCCTCCTCCGGTTGTGACTTCACCGCCACCGGTACCGAATGGAGCACCACCGCCTAAACCACCTGAGagctctcctccaccaccgcaACCAGTGATCCCTTCACCTCCTCCTTCAATTTCATCGCCGCCACCACCGCCAACGGTGCAGCCACCAAGTAGTCCGCCTTCACCACCTGCATTAGTCCCTCCACCTCCTGCTTCTGTTCCTCCTCCACGGCCTCCGCCTTCACCACCAATCTTTGAacgttctcctcctcctctgccgCCATCAGAGCGTCCaattcaatctcctcctccgccttcAGACCGTCCCACtcaatctcctcctccgccatCAGAGCGTCCaattcaatctcctcctcctccttcaccgCCTTCTGACCGTCCCATTcggtctcctcctcctcctcctcctcttccttcaCCGCCTTCAGAACGTCCCAcgaagtctcctcctccaccactaGAGGATCCTAAACCTGCACCTCCCAGTAGAAGTCCAGATACTCCACCAACAAcaatctcttctcctcctccacgtTCTCCTCCTGAAATACTTGTCCCAGGTTCTGACAACCCATCACAGAACAACCCTGCTCTTAGGCCTCCTCATGATACTTCAAGTTCAACTAATGGTAGTGGACTTGGTGCTGGTGCTGTTGTTGGTATCAGCGTAGCAGTGGCGCTTGTTGTGTTCAGTCTTATTGGAATTTTTGTCTGGTGCTTGAGGAGACGAGAGAAACGTCTTTCAGCTGTTAGTGGTGGCGATGTTACGCCATCACCAATGAGCTCTACCGCAAGATCAG ATTCAGCGTTTTTTAGGATGCAGTCATCTGCACCTATTGTAGGTAGCAAGCGTTCTGGCAGTCATCATTACTCACAGTCACAATCTGGCGGCTTAGGCAATTCGAAAGCATTGTTTTCTTATGAAGAACTTGTGAAGGCAACAAATGGGTTTTCAGAAGAAAATTTATTGGGTGAAGGTGGATTTGGTAGTGTATATAAAGGGATATTACCGGATGGGAGAGTAGTTGCTGTGAAACAACTTAAAATTGGTGGAGGACAAGGCGACCGAGAGTTTAAAGCTGAAGTTGAGACTCTTAGCAGGATTCATCATCGCCATTTGGTTTCTATCGTGGGACATTGCATCTCTGGTGACCGTAGATTGCTCATTTATGATTATGTCTCTAACAACGACCTTTACTACCACCTTCATG tttcaaaatctGCTCTGGACTGGGCAACTCGTGTAAAAATTGCTGCTGGTGCGGCTCGTGGACTAGCTTATCTCCATGAAGACT GTCACCCGCGTATCATTCACAGGGACATTNCTCCTCCTTCAATTTCATCGCCGCCACCACCGCCAACGGTGCAGCCACCAAGTAGTCCGCCTTCACCACCTGCATTAGTCCCTCCACCTCCTGCTTCTGTTCCTCCTCCACGGCCTCCGCCTTCACCACCAATCTTTGAacgttctcctcctcctctgccgCCATCAGAGCGTCCaattcaatctcctcctccgccttcAGACCGTCCCACtcaatctcctcctccgccatCAGAGCGTCCaattcaatctcctcctcctccttcaccgCCTTCTGACCGTCCCATTcggtctcctcctcctcctcctcctcttccttcaCCGCCTTCAGAACGTCCCAcgaagtctcctcctccaccactaGAGGATCCTAAACCTGCACCTCCCAGTAGAAGTCCAGATACTCCACCAACAAcaatctcttctcctcctccacgtTCTCCTCCTGAAATACTTGTCCCAGGTTCTGACAACCCATCACAGAACAACCCTGCTCTTAGGCCTCCTCATGATACTTCAAGTTCAACTAATGGTAGTGGACTTGGTGCTGGTGCTGTTGTTGGTATCAGCGTAGCAGTGGCGCTTGTTGTGTTCAGTCTTATTGGAATTTTTGTCTGGTGCTTGAGGAGACGAGAGAAACGTCTTTCAGCTGTTAGTGGTGGCGATGTTACGCCATCACCAATGAGCTCTACCGCAAGATCAG ATTCAGCGTTTTTTAGGATGCAGTCATCTGCACCTATTGTAGGTAGCAAGCGTTCTGGCAGTCATCATTACTCACAGTCACAATCTGGCGGCTTAGGCAATTCGAAAGCATTGTTTTCTTATGAAGAACTTGTGAAGGCAACAAATGGGTTTTCAGAAGAAAATTTATTGGGTGAAGGTGGATTTGGTAGTGTATATAAAGGGATATTACCGGATGGGAGAGTAGTTGCTGTGAAACAACTTAAAATTGGTGGAGGACAAGGCGACCGAGAGTTTAAAGCTGAAGTTGAGACTCTTAGCAGGATTCATCATCGCCATTTGGTTTCTATCGTGGGACATTGCATCTCTGGTGACCGTAGATTGCTCATTTATGATTATGTCTCTAACAACGACCTTTACTACCACCTTCATG tttcaaaatctGCTCTGGACTGGGCAACTCGTGTAAAAATTGCTGCTGGTGCGGCTCGTGGACTAGCTTATCTCCATGAAGACT GTCACCCGCGTATCATTCACAGGGACATTAAGTCGTCTAACATTCTTTTAGAGGACAACTTTGATGCTCGG gtttcTGACTTTGGTCTTGCGAGATTAGCTCTTGATTGTAACACTCATATCACAACACGGGTTATTGGAACATTTGG CTACATGGCTCCTGAATATGCATCAAGTGGAAAACTAACAGAGAAATCAGATGTATACTCCTTTGGAGTTGTTCTGCTTGAGTTAATCACTGGACGTAAACCGGTGGATACATCACAACCACTGGGAGAGGAGAGCCTTGTTGAATGG GCCCGGCCTCTGATAAGTCATGCCATTGAAACCGAGGAGTTTGATTCTTTAGCAGACCCCAAGCTTGGAGAAAACTATGTGGATTCTGAAATGTTTAGAATGATAGAAGCAGCGGGAGCCTGCGTGCGCCATTCAGCTGCCAAGAGACCTCGGATGGGACAA ATTGTGAGAGCTTTTGAAAGTTTAGCTGGAGAAGACCTTACCAACGGAATGAGACTAGGCGAAAGCGAAGTCTTTAACTCAGCTCAACAGTCAGCAGAGATCAGATTATTTAGAAGAATGGCATTTGGTAGCCAAAACTACAGTACAGATTTTTTCACACATAGTAGTTACAATAGCAGAGACGAAAACGTGTAA
- the LOC104789711 gene encoding proline-rich receptor-like protein kinase PERK9, which translates to MEKWHVVLRYERECKQEKNVVGMFWDRHGLVNVLFGFKCSFSXRPTKSPPPPLEDPKPAPPSRSPDTPPTTISSPPPRSPPEILVPGSDNPSQNNPALRPPHDTSSSTNGSGLGAGAVVGISVAVALVVFSLIGIFVWCLRRREKRLSAVSGGDVTPSPMSSTARSDSAFFRMQSSAPIVGSKRSGSHHYSQSQSGGLGNSKALFSYEELVKATNGFSEENLLGEGGFGSVYKGILPDGRVVAVKQLKIGGGQGDREFKAEVETLSRIHHRHLVSIVGHCISGDRRLLIYDYVSNNDLYFHLHGKVKTSPSDLVLRE; encoded by the exons ATGGAGAAATGGCACGTGGTGCTGAGATACGAGCGAGAgtgtaaacaagaaaaaaatgtggTTGGAATGTTTTGGGATCGTCACGGCTTAGTGaatgttctttttggttttaag TGTTCGTTTTCGTNACGTCCCAcgaagtctcctcctccaccactaGAGGATCCTAAACCTGCACCTCCCAGTAGAAGTCCAGATACTCCACCAACAAcaatctcttctcctcctccacgtTCTCCTCCTGAAATACTTGTCCCAGGTTCTGACAACCCATCACAGAACAACCCTGCTCTTAGGCCTCCTCATGATACTTCAAGTTCAACTAATGGTAGTGGACTTGGTGCTGGTGCTGTTGTTGGTATCAGCGTAGCAGTGGCGCTTGTTGTGTTCAGTCTTATTGGAATTTTTGTCTGGTGCTTGAGGAGACGAGAGAAACGTCTTTCAGCTGTTAGTGGTGGCGATGTTACGCCATCACCAATGAGCTCTACCGCAAGATCAG ATTCAGCGTTTTTTAGGATGCAGTCATCTGCACCTATTGTAGGTAGCAAGCGTTCTGGCAGTCATCATTACTCACAGTCACAATCTGGCGGCTTAGGCAATTCGAAAGCATTGTTTTCTTATGAAGAACTTGTGAAGGCAACAAATGGGTTTTCAGAAGAAAATTTATTGGGTGAAGGTGGATTTGGTAGTGTATATAAAGGGATATTACCGGATGGGAGAGTAGTTGCTGTGAAACAACTTAAAATTGGTGGAGGACAAGGCGACCGAGAGTTTAAAGCTGAAGTTGAGACTCTTAGCAGGATTCATCACCGCCATTTGGTTTCCATCGTGGGACATTGCATCTCTGGTGACCGTAGATTGCTCATTTATGATTATGTCTCTAATAATGACCTTTACTTCCACCTTCATGGTAAAGTAAAAACATCTCCAAG TGATCTGGTTTTGCGTGAGTGA
- the LOC104787917 gene encoding uncharacterized protein LOC104787917, translating into MASSSDPSKPVVMERKKKGAPIKFLVPLIYAPALPLIRLTLRHKPVLRDRLFGLVLAGAFAHGFYLVTDIYDQESK; encoded by the exons ATGGCGTCGTCAAGCGATCCTTCGAAACCAGTAGTaatggagaggaagaagaaaggagctCCGATCAAATTCTTGGTGCCTCTCATTTACGCGCCTGCTCTTCCTTTGATCCGCTTGACTTTGAGGCATAAACCAGTTCTCAGAGACCGTCTCTTCGGTCTTGTCCTCGCCGGTGCTTTCGCTCATGGCTTCTATCTTGT AACGGATATATATGATCAGGAgagcaaatga
- the LOC104787918 gene encoding uncharacterized protein LOC104787918, whose product MASSSDPSKPVVMERKKKGAPIKFLVPLIYAPALPLIRLTLRHKPVLRDRLFGLVLAGAFAHGFYLVTDIYDQESK is encoded by the exons ATGGCGTCGTCAAGCGATCCTTCGAAACCAGTAGTaatggagaggaagaagaaaggagctCCGATCAAATTCTTGGTGCCTCTCATTTACGCGCCTGCTCTTCCTTTGATCCGGTTGACTTTGAGGCATAAACCAGTTCTCAGAGACCGTCTCTTCGGTCTTGTCCTCGCCGGTGCTTTCGCTCATGGCTTCTATCTTGT AACGGATATATATGATCAGGAgagcaaatga
- the LOC104787921 gene encoding uncharacterized protein LOC104787921: MEEDCGAFAADCVVLCCCCECFILQVFIFVFFKVPCKLAHKMKRFVTRRLRGIKKRRNAKIFLPTKEDDCRDREEHVSRLSCMQDIEEMMHELSMKGEFVFGSFWRQGDSANDLDFGNSQFEIATYRDHHSLSLLIAQDVILDSRIHIMKR; encoded by the coding sequence ATGGAAGAAGATTGTGGTGCTTTTGCAGCAGATTGTGTTGTACTTTGTTGCTGCTGCGAGTGCTTTATACTACAAGTCtttatctttgtcttcttcaagGTTCCTTGTAAACTTGCACATAAAATGAAGAGATTTGTGACCAGAAGGCTTCGAGgaattaagaagagaagaaacgcGAAGATCTTCCTACCGACAAAGGAGGATGATTGCAGAGACAGAGAGGAGCATGTGTCGAGATTAAGTTGCATGCAAGACATTGAGGAGATGATGCATGAACTTTCCATGAAAGGAGAGTTTGTGTTTGGGAGTTTCTGGAGACAGGGAGACTCTGCAAATGATTTGGATTTCGGAAACTCACAGTTCGAAATAGCTACATACAGAGATCATCATTCCTTGTCATTGCTCATTGCACAAGATGTCATATTGGATTCAAGAATCCACATAATGAAGCGTTAA
- the LOC109132938 gene encoding agamous-like MADS-box protein AGL49, with translation MKKENFKQRFPGFKKKAIELSILCGNSVGFVCYTPDDNNLHIWPEPQEKPAAVGQGLSGEDLRRHVDNLDSHLVGIKQLKISILRRRGNTKNPKPKETEGEDRVSDRLGFGHVVFGGYHETAMGSSEVSKDVGVSDSSLLDPFTSGSDYFPADDFGVCANDGAWDLSWMDLDFSSTLFPAGYDPLLGATDEAGTYQTLVTGSVF, from the exons atgaagaaagaaaatttcaaGCAGAGATTTCCAGGCTTTAAGAAGAAAGCCATAGAGCTCTCTATCCTCTGCGGCAACTCTGTTGGTTTCGTGTGTTACACTCCCGACGACAACAATCTCCATATCTGGCCAGAGCCGCAAGAGAAACCAGCAGCTGTTGGCCAA GGTTTGtcgggtgaggatttgaggagACATGTCGATAACCTTGATTCTCACCTAGTTGGAATCAAGCAACTAAAGATAAGTATACTAAGAAGAAGAGGGAACACGAAGAACCCTAAGCCGAAGGAGACGGAGGGAGAAGATAGGGTTTcagatcgattagggtttggtCACGTCGTCTTCGGTGGCTACCACGAAACAGCTATGGGATCTTCCgaggtttctaaggatgttgGTGTTTCGGATTCTTCTCTGCTCGATCCTTTCACGTCCGGCAGCGATTATTTTCCGGCGGATGACTTTGGGGTTTGTGCCAACGATGGTGCTTGGGATCTTTCTTGGATGGATTTGGACTTTTCTTCAACATTGTTTCCTGCAGGCTACGATCCACTTCTGGGAGCCACTGATGAGGCGGGCACTTACCAAACATTGGTCACAGGATCCGTCTTCTAA